From the genome of Fibrobacter sp. UWT2:
CTGAATTTTGAGCCTAAGATCGGGAAAAGTTTCTGCCATGAATGCGAAAAATATGGTCGACTCTATACGTGGGCGGCGGCCGTGGATTCGGCGGCGGAATTCAGTGATGAAGCCAAGGGGTTTGGTTTTCATAATTTCATGTTGTCAGGGTACATAGAATTAGAGGGACATGTTCGAGGGGTGTGCCCTGAAGGTTGGCGCCTGATTGATTACAATGATTTCGATTGGTTTAGGATGCTTACCAAAAGCGGTGATCCCGTTAATTATGCGGTAAAAATGATGAAGTCCGCAACGGACTGGAACGGAATCGATGAATTCGGTTTGAATATCCTTCCTGCTGGATACCATTATGAAGGTACTTATTACGCAACTCCTTCTGCAGAGCCTGAACATGTGGTTGAATGGCGTGAAGGTGGCGAGGCGGCCTATTTTTGGACATCGAATGACCATGGTAATGCGGATGGTGCTTTTGCGGAGTATTTTGCCCCGGAGAATTATGATCCTGTGTTTCCAGATGTCCAGAAGTCCAAGGTCTTAACCAAATTTTACGGGCTTTCGGTACGTTGTATAAAACGGTAGCTCGATATCTGTGGCGCAGTTATTTGGTGGTTGCTACCGAAAAAATTTCTGGTTGATTTCGATTTCAAGGCCTGCGTAACGCGGGCCTAATTTTTTGCGTAGGGTCGTGGTAAGTCCGTCAGAAGTGCCTTTGTAGGGGTAGTTGAATCGCACCTTCATTTCGGGGTGTAGACGCTTAATTTCGGCCTTGATGACTTGGGCGAGTTCGCATTCCTTAGGGCGACTCGGGTCGTAGAGAATTCCGATGTCAGTGTTGCGGACTTTGCCGTTCAATTCGGGCGTAAAACTGTGGATGCCGAGATGAATGATTTCTTTCTTGGCGTTTGCTTTCACGAATTTTTCAATGGCGGCGCGGTATTCGTTCCAATAGGCGGTGGCTTGCGGTTTCGCCTTTGCGACCGTCGCTTTATCGAGCGCTTCGTAGTATTCGCTAAACGCACTCTTGTTGGTGATGGTGCGGTTCAGGTCCACGAACAGACGCGAATACTTTCCTTCGCAACTAAATTCCGGCTTTGCGAATTTCACCAGCTTGCGGAATACTTGTGCAGCTCCGATGTCGTAGGCACGGTGAGTCTTTAAGACTTCAGCGGGAACGGCCTTCTTGAAGGCGGCGGGCAGGCGATTGCTCGCATGTTCGCAAGTAAGCATGAGTTTCATTATTTCAACCGATCCTTCAAAGCGGAAATTTCCTTTTGGCTCATACCCAATTTTTCCAGGTATTTTTCTGTGGCCGTGACCCAGTCGGCGTTTCGGGTGTCAGAAATGTTGACGCCTTCGGCGTGATACACCGCCTTCAGATTCCTGAGAACGACGGCCTTGAAGAAATCGATTTGTTGTTCATTCAAGGCGACCTGTATGTCGTTGATTACGGTGAAGTAGTTGCTGAATGTTTTTGCGTAATCAGCCTGGATTTCTTCAGCGGTAGCGCCCATTAAGGCTTCCAAGACGGCGATTGTAAAACCGGTACGGTCCATGCCGTAGGTGCAATGTACCAGATACGGACCTTCGTGCTCAATCATGTAGCGGAACCCTGCCACAAGTCCTTCCTTGAAAGACCTAGAAAAGAATTCAGGGGGAATATCCAAAAAGATGACGTTTTGCGTTGAATAATAAGTGGTTTCGTAACCCTTGTTGGAGTATGCTCCGTTCTCCGAATCGGCTAGGTTGATGAAGGTGGCTACGCCAGCTTCTTTTGCCAGGGAATCTGCGTAGTAATT
Proteins encoded in this window:
- a CDS encoding FISUMP domain-containing protein; this translates as MDRLFMKMYQMLFGIAALGVSCFNAACSFDDSSSSAVKPDYTVYEGTLVDERDGQVYKTVTIVDKYDDSVTWMAENLNFEPKIGKSFCHECEKYGRLYTWAAAVDSAAEFSDEAKGFGFHNFMLSGYIELEGHVRGVCPEGWRLIDYNDFDWFRMLTKSGDPVNYAVKMMKSATDWNGIDEFGLNILPAGYHYEGTYYATPSAEPEHVVEWREGGEAAYFWTSNDHGNADGAFAEYFAPENYDPVFPDVQKSKVLTKFYGLSVRCIKR
- a CDS encoding N-formylglutamate amidohydrolase, which codes for MKLMLTCEHASNRLPAAFKKAVPAEVLKTHRAYDIGAAQVFRKLVKFAKPEFSCEGKYSRLFVDLNRTITNKSAFSEYYEALDKATVAKAKPQATAYWNEYRAAIEKFVKANAKKEIIHLGIHSFTPELNGKVRNTDIGILYDPSRPKECELAQVIKAEIKRLHPEMKVRFNYPYKGTSDGLTTTLRKKLGPRYAGLEIEINQKFFR